Proteins encoded within one genomic window of Vidua macroura isolate BioBank_ID:100142 chromosome 2, ASM2450914v1, whole genome shotgun sequence:
- the LOC128804338 gene encoding filamin A-interacting protein 1-like, producing MHSRSNSTESPTRLKPRQPRVKDHHKEEVGYSGKGNAQTRQKEKDDVAQASTIPRSPKAEKKQKSSAKKREDLSRDDLLFLLSVLEGELQAQDEVIGVLKAEKIDLALLEAQYGFVTPKKVLEALQRDAIQTKAEQWQEDVYEKPMGELDKVVEKQKEVHRRMLEQLLMVEKAHRQTLHVLEEEKTKHSKYMEKSDEFTNLLEQECESMEPQTSHKPDKLLAYEEKFCGEKEANGQLDRSFLHFSINDSLGVCVCVDQTGTPRQPVHSGIADQVN from the exons ATGCATTCCAGAAGTAACAGCACCGAAAGCCCAACCAGACTAAAGCCAAGGCAGCCAAGGGTGAAAGACCACCACAAAGAAGAGGTTGGTTACAGTGGGAAAGGAAATGCACAAACACGGCAGAAAGAGAAGGATGATGTAGCCCAAGCCAGCACCATCCCGAGAAGtccaaaggcagagaaaaaacaaaaaagctctGCCAAGAAAAGAGAGGATCTCTCTCGTGATGACTTGCTATTTCTTCTCAGTGTCCTTGAGGGTGAATTACAG gCTCAAGATGAAGTTATAGGAGTACTTAAGGCTGAAAAAATTGACTTAGCTTTGCTTGAAGCACAATATGGCTTTGTTACTCCCAAGAAGGTGTTAGAGGCACTCCAGCGAGATGCTATTCAAACAAAGGCTGAGCAATGGCAAGAAGATGTCTATGAAAAGCCTATGGGAGAG CTTGATAAAGTTgtagagaaacagaaagaagttCACAGAAGAATGCTGGAACAACTTCTAATGGTGGAAAAAgcacacagacagacactgcATGTACTTGAGGAAGAGAAGACGAAGCACAGCAAATACATGGAAAAAAGTGATGAGTTTACAAACTTGCTGGAACAAGAATGTGAAAG CATGGAGCCACAAACGAGCCACAAGCCTGACAAGCTCCTAGCATATGAGGAAAAGTTCTGTGGAGAAAAAGAGGCCAATGGACAATTGGATAGGTCTTTCCTGCACTTCAGCATCAATGATTctctgggtgtgtgtgtgtgtgtagacCAGACAGGAACACCAAGACAACCTGTACACAGTGGTATAGCAGACCAAGTCAACTAG